From a single Strix uralensis isolate ZFMK-TIS-50842 chromosome 27, bStrUra1, whole genome shotgun sequence genomic region:
- the MYO9B gene encoding unconventional myosin-IXb isoform X4 — translation MSVKDADSAVCQAKAAYSLHIYPQLSTESAPCCKVTATKDSTSSDVIKDVINILNLDVSKHYVLVEVKESGGEEWVLDTNDSPVHRVLLWPRRAQDEHPQKDGYYFLLQERNTDGTIKYVQMQLLSKETDARRLVERGFLPWHQEDFDDLCNLPNLTETTLLENLKCRFLKHKIYTYAGSILIAINPFKFLPIYNPKYVKMYENHQLGKLEPHIFAIADVAYHTMLKKHVNQCIVISGESGSGKTQSTNFLIHCLTALSQKGYASGVERTILGAGPVLEAFGNAKTAHNNNSSRFGKFIQVNYLENGIVRGAVVEKYLLEKSRLVSQEKDERNYHVFYYLLLGVNEEERKEFHLKQPEDYFYLNQHNLKIEDGEDLRHDFERLKQAMEMVGFLSATKKQIFSVLSAILYLGNVTYKKKATGRDEGLEVGPPEVLDILSQLLKVKREILVEVLTKRKTVTANDKLILPYSLNEAITARDSMAKSLYSALFDWIVLRINHALLNKKDMEESVTCLSIGVLDIFGFEDFETNSFEQFCINYANEQLQYYFNQHIFKLEQEEYKSEGITWHNIDYTDNVACIHLISKKPTGLFYLLDEESNFPHATNQTLLAKFKQQHEENKFFVGTPVMEPAFIIRHFAGKVKYQIKDFREKNMDYMRPDIVALLRSSDSAYVRELIGMDPVAVFRWAVLRAAIRAMAVFAEAGRQRAQKTAGVVRQGPRVPLGELQRSNTPVEKVYRKSRGIKQKQIIPKNLLDSKSLKLIVSMTLHDRTTKSLLHLHKKKKPPSISAQFQTSLNKLLETLGKAEPFFIRCIRSNAEKEEMLFDESLVLQQLRYTGMLETVRIRRSGYSAKYTFQEFIDQFQVLLPKNAKASKEDICVYLNKLKLDENYYQIGKTKVFMKEAERQILQDTLHKEVIRKIILLQSWLRMVLERRRFLRTRQAAIVLQACWRSRSVRMALQRNNAAIYIQSAWRRYRERKCYLQQKRRICLLQAMVRGHLQRKRFQKMVIEKQKAEEKLRELQEDHIKNDISKNEHSEAATDQLPVKPESELDQAVGAGDQTPNEQAENLSSSEKATLPQKNLTESAEKVTNSREKRESRRQRGLEHNELQNKHVLLSFEGPSLPGHEEQTSSEEALETVPVPEKSTAQDTVLQGSSEGEKSPSEEKALSDTPPSSDLKENSSIPEQPLVSQVDDKAVDRMKTQGNQNSQIKGSQSFNCPERPTNLALNLHNTLSATGSFQTPAECWADKSKRLVQKAPKDLDSPTSSPIQRYVDDPGKLKYKREKWKGKRKSDAGQNDMLSQSLDERTRADKSPQDQLEKKGSSSSLSDLSTLAQSVAMNQQSPDTIEEEKGNKKYPVQKKPSDLLPTSDAVVSMQPASQQIDAKSAFKSPLRRLLGKKPDKKISKESPDVIEEGDGLSLVSCVLFPETGGTQKVSEASSGQPSRLQAGERHVKESSKTKKNRTIKISKISSVSQNWRASMVREIANANELKHLDEFLLNKINDLRSQKSGVECLFFEATEKFRGNIKTMYSAPNGQIHVGYKDLVENYQLLVTNLAKKREEKEVKLVLNLFQSLLDEFIRGYTKKEESEQPKQTKAQKKKRKQDRAIEEHNGHVFTNYQVSIRQSCEHCSSYIWPMEKACLCSVCKLTCHKKCMSKIQSSCTSCGKKNEQDAEPRHFGVCVSSLTSERNSVPIVMEKLLEYVEMHGLYTEGIYRKSGSANRMKELKQLLQADPNSVKLENYPIHTITGILKQWLRELPDPLMTSAQYNDFLRAVELPEKQEQLCAIYSVLEQLPQANHNTLERLIFHLVKVALIEDVNRMSPNALAIVFAPCLLRCPDTSDPLTSMKDVSKTTMCVEMLIKEQIRKYKIKMDEINQLEAAESIAFRRLSLLRQNTLWPVKLGFSSPYEGMLSKSSQVRGNDSGNSELDSLHEEEEVSEADNREKEILIDRIQSIKEEKEDITYRLPELDQRGSDEENVDSETSASTESLLEDRTGRMDTEAIIGLHCRAQSSSMPAKDICKVPSLLQTSSHSSFASLASRHRSSLTLPKIKMPRRTPVMPTANIKLPPGIIKCTESQGRISANEESQITVRRREQPARRTDKIHSVYVAQGSATAHAQELLDEYEPTAKVKRRFSDPYSHIPCIEK, via the exons ATGAGTGTAAAAGATGCTGACAGTGCAGTTTGCCAGGCAAAGGCAGCCTACAGTCTTCATATTTACCCCCAACTCTCAACAGAAAGTGCTCCCTGCTGCAAAGTGACAGCAACCAAGGACAGCACATCTTCAGACGTTATCAAGGATGTGATTAATATCTTAAACTTGGATGTCTCAAAACATTATGTGCTTGTGGAAGTGAAAGAATCGGGTGGTGAAGAATGGGTACTTGATACAAATGATTCTCCTGTTCATAGGGTTTTACTTTGGCCTCGTCGTGCTCAGGATGAGCATCCGCAAAAGGATGGGTACTACTTTCTTTTGCAAGAACGGAACACTGATGGGACCATCAAATATGTCCAGATGCAATTGCTTTCCAAGGAGACAGATGCTCGGCGATTGGTTGAAAGGGGCTTTCTTCCATGGCATCAGGAGGACTTTGATGACTTGTGCAATCTTCCCAACTTAACGGAGACAACGCTCCTAGAGAATCTGAAATGCCgctttctgaaacacaaaatctATACTTACGCAGGAAGTATTCTGATTGCAATTAACCCCTTCAAGTTCCTGCCCATTTATAATCCTAAATATGTTAAGATGTATGAGAATCATCAGCTTGGGAAGTTGGAGCCTCATATTTTTGCCATTGCTGATGTGGCTTATCACACAATGCTTAAAAAACATGTTAATCAGTGCATAGTTATATCAGGTGAAAGTGGGTCTGGGAAAACTCAAAGCACAAACTTCTTAATTCACTGTCTCACGGCACTGAGCCAGAAAGGGTACGCAAGTGGTGTGGAGAGAACTATTCTAGGAGCTGGACCAGTTCTGGAG GCATTTGGAAATGCAAAAACAGCACATAACAATAACTCCAGTCGTTTTGGAAAGTTTATTCAAGTCAACTATTTAGAGAATGGTATTGTCCGAGG GGCTGTTGTTGAAAAATACCTGCTTGAAAAATCTCGTCTGGTTTCTCAAGAAAAAGATGAAAG GAACTACCATGTCTTTTATTATTTGCTACTTGGAGTCAATGAGGAAGAGCGTAAAGAATTTCACCTCAAGCAACCTGAAGATTATTTCTACCTCAATCAG CATAACTTGAAAATTGAAGATGGGGAAGATCTCCGACATGACTTTGAAAGATTAAAACAAGCCATGGAGATGGTTGGCTTCCTTTCGGCAACAAAAAAACA gattttttcagtactttcagCTATTCTTTATCTGGGCAATGTTACGTACAAGAAGAAAGCTACAGGTCGTGATGAAGGGTTGGAAGTAGGACCTCCTGAAGTGCTGGACATTCTTTCTCAGCTTTTGAAA GTTAAACGAGAAATTCTAGTAGAAGtgctaacaaaaagaaaaactgtgacTGCTAATGATAAGCTTATTTTGCCATATAGTCTCAATGAG GCAATAACAGCTCGTGATTCAATGGCAAAGTCCTTATACAGTGCTCTGTTTGATTGGATTGTTCTGCGAATTAATCATGCACTCCTtaataagaaggacatggaggaATCTGTTACA TGTTTGTCCATTGGTGTACTTGATATTTTTGGATTTGAAGACTTTGAAACCAACAGTTTTGAACAGTTCTGTATAAATTATGCAAATGAGCAGCTTCAGTATTATTTCAATCAGCATATATTCAAATTGGAACAG GAGGAATATAAGAGTGAAGGGATCACTTGGCACAATATTGACTATACTGATAATGTGGCCTGCATTCACTTAATCAGCAAGAAGCCCACTGGCCTCTTCTATCTTCTGGATGAAGAAAGCAA TTTTCCACATGCCACCAACCAAACTCTACTTGCAAAATTCAAACAGCAGCATGAGGAGAACAAGTTTTTTGTTGGAACCCCAGTGATGGAGCCTGCTTTTATTATTCGACACTTTGCCGGGAAAGTTAAATACCAGATAAAA gatttcagagagaaaaatatggaTTACATGAGACCAGATATTGTTGCTTTACTACGAAGCAGTGACAGTGCTTACGTTCGGGAGCTGATAGGAATGGACCCTGTAGCTGTGTTCCGCTGGGCAGTTCTGCGAGCAGCTATTCGAGCAATGGCTGTCTTTGCAGAAGCTGGACGCCAGAGAGCTCAGAAGACTGCAG GAGTGGTACGTCAAGGACCCAGAGTTCCTCTTGGAGAACTCCAGAGATCAAATACACCAGTAGAAAAAGTTTATCG gAAAAGTAGAGGTATCAAACAAAAGCAGATCATTCCCAAG AACTTGCTGGATTCCAAATCTCTGAAGCTCATAGTAAGCATGACTCTGCATGATCGAACTACAAAATCCCTCTTGCACTTGCACAAAAAGAAGAAACCCCCAAGCATAAGCGCACAGTTCCAG ACTTCACTTAATAAATTATTGGAGACACTGGGTAAAGCTGAGCCGTTCTTCATCCGCTGCATCCGCTCCAATGCTGAGAAG GAAGAGATGCTTTTTGATGAAAGCTTGGTGCTTCAGCAGTTAAGATACACTGGCATGCTGGAAACTGTGCGAATCAGAAGATCTGGGTACAGTGCTAAATATACATTCCAG GAATTCATAGACCAGTTTCAGGTGTTATTGCCCAAAAATGCCAAAGCCTCTAAGGAGGACATTTGTGTTTATTTGAATAAACTAAAACTGGATGAAAACTACTATCAAATAGGGAAGACCAAG GTTTTCATGAAAGAGGCTGAACGGCAGATACTACAGGATACACTACACAAAGAAGTGATCAGGAAAATCATTCTCCTTCAGAGCTGGCTCAGGATGGTTTTAGAAAGGAGACGTTTTCTCAGAACACGGCAGGCAGCCATTGTTTTACAG GCTTGCTGGCGTTCCCGCTCTGTTAGGATGGCACTGCAGAGGAACAATGCTGCCATTTATATTCAGTCAGCATGGCGAAGATACAGGGAGCGAAAATGCTACCTTCAGCAGAAGAGGAGAATTTGTCTTCTGCAAGCCATGGTCAGAGGGCATCTACAGCGTAAGAG ATTTCAGAAAATGGTTatagaaaagcagaaagctgaagaaaagctgagagaactGCAGGAAGATCATATCAAGAATGATATAAGCAAGAACGAGCACAGTGAAGCAGCAACGGATCAGTTGCCTGTGAAACCTGAGTCAGAGCTGGATCAAGCTGTTGGGGCTGGAGATCAAACTCCAAACGAGCAAGCCGAAAACCTGAGCTCCTCTGAAAAAGCCACGTTACCCCAGAAGAACTTGACAGAGAGCGCTGAGAAAGTAACAAACAGCCGGGAGAAACGTGAATCTCGCCGGCAGAGGGGGCTGGAACATAACGAGTTACAGAATAAGCATGTCCTGCTTTCCTTCGAAGGACCGTCTTTACCGGGCCATGAGGAACAAACCTCTTCTGAAGAGGCCCTGGAAACTGTTCCAGTGCCAGAGAAATCCACAGCACAAGATACTGTCCTTCAAGGAAGCAGCGAGGGAGAGAAAAGTCCAAGTGAAGAAAAAGCTCTTTCAGACACGCCACCATCAagtgatttgaaagaaaatagttCTATTCCTGAGCAACCACTTGTATCACAAGTAGATGATAAGGCAGTTGATAGAATGAAAACACAAGGGAATCAAAATAGCCAGATAAAAGGCAGCCAAAGCTTTAACTGCCCTGAAAGACCGACAAATCTTGCACTGAATCTTCATAATACGCTCTCTGCTACTGGGAGCTTTCAAACTCCAGCTGAATGCTGGGCGGATAAAAGCAAACGTCTTGTTCAGAAGGCACCCAAAGATCTGGATAGTCCTACTTCTTCCCCAATCCAGAGATATGTGGATGACCCAGGGAAGCTAAAGTACAAGAGAGAGAagtggaaaggaaagagaaaatctgaTGCTGGTCAGAATGATATGCTGAGTCAGTCCTTGGATGAAAGAACGCGTGCTGATAAGTCTCCTCAGGATCAGCTAGA AAAGAAGGGGAGTTCATCTTCATTAAGTGATCTCTCAACACTGGCCCAGTCTGTTGCCATGAATCAG CAATCACCAGATacaatagaagaagaaaaaggcaacaagaaaTATCCTGTGCAAAAGAAGCCCAGTGACCTCTTACCTACCTCGGATGCAGTTGTTTCCATGCAGCCAGCAAGTCAGCAAATAGATGCCAA GTCTGCTTTTAAAAGTCCTTTGCGTAGACTTTTGGGGAAAAAGCCAGACAAGAAAATTTCAAAGGAGAGTCCTGATGTTATTGAGGAAGGAGATGGCCTCTCCCTTGTATCTTGTGTGCTCTTTCCAGAAACAGGGGGAACCCAGAAAGTTTCAGAGG CTTCTTCTGGACAGCCAAGTCGCCTTCAGGCAGGGGAGCGCCATGTGAAAGAGAGCAGTAAAACAAAGAAGAACCGTACTATAAAGATCAGCAAGATCTCAAGTGTGTCTCAGAATTGGCGAGCTTCCATGGTTCGTGAGATTGCAAATGCCAATGAACTGAAACATCTTGATGAGTTCCTCCTAAACAAG ATCAATGACTTGCGCTCCCAGAAGTCTGGTGTTGAATGTTTGTTTTTTGAAGCCACAGAGAAGTTTAGAGGAAATATCAAGACCATGTACTCTGCTCCT aatgGGCAAATCCATGTTGGCTACAAAGATCTGGTGGAAAATTACCAGCTTCTAGTTACAAATCTGgccaaaaaaagggaagagaaagaagtcaAACTGGTTTTAAATCTCTTCCAATCCCTTCTGGATGAATTCATCAGAGGATATACAAAAAAAGAGGAATCTGAGCAGCCCAAG CAAACCAAAGCCCAGAAGAAGAAACGAAAACAAGATCGTGCA ATTGAAGAACACAATGGCCACGTATTCACAAACTACCAAGTGAGCATACGGCAATCGTGTGAGCACTGCTCATCCTACATCTGGCCCATGGAAAAGGCCTGTCTCTGCAGTG TTTGCAAGTTGACTTGTCACAAGAAATGCATGTCAAAAATCCAGAGCAGCTGTACATCCTGTGGAAAAAAG AATGAGCAGGATGCAGAACCACGTCATTTTGGAGTGTGTGTGAGTTCCCTGACCAGTGAGAGAAATTCAGTCCCCATTGTCATGGAGAAGTTGCTAGAGTATGTGGAGATGCACGGCCTCTACACAGAAGGCATTTACAGGAAATCAGGATCAGCAAATCGTATGAAGGAGCTGAAACAGTTGCTGCAAGCAG ATCCAAACTCAGTGAAACTGGAGAATTACCCTATTCACACTATTACGGGCATCCTTAAGCAATGGCTACGGGAATTACCAGATCCACTAATGACATCTGCGCAATACAATGATTTTCTCCGAGCTGTAG AACTACCAGAAAAACAGGAGCAACTCTGTGCCATTTACAGTGTTCTTGAACAGCTTCCTCAAGCAAATCATAATACCTTGGAGCGACTCATCTTCCATCTGGTCAA AGTGGCTTTGATAGAAGATGTCAACCGTATGTCACCCAATGCCTTGGCCATTGTTTTTGCTCCGTGCCTCTTGCGTTGTCCTGATACCTCTGACCCTTTAACCAGCATGAAGGATGTTTCAAAAACAACCAT GTGTGTAGAGATGCTCATAAAAGAACAGATAAGGAAGTACAAGATAAAAATGGATGAAATAAATCAGCTGGAAGCTGCTGAGAGCATTGCTTTTCGACGACTCTCCTTGCTTCGGCAGAATACG CTCTGGCCTGTAAAActtgggttttcttccccttaTGAGGGGATGCTG AGTAAAAGCTCACAGGTGAGAGGAAATGACAGTGGCAACTCAGAACTGGACTCACTGCATGAAGAAGAGGAAGTTTCTGAAGCCGACAACCGAGAAAAGGAGATTCTCATTGATCGCATACAgtcaataaaagaagaaaa GGAAGATATAACTTACCGGTTACCTGAGCTTGATCAGCGAGGCTCTGATGAGGAAAATGTAGACTCTGAGACCTCAGCAAGCACAGAGAGCCTGCTTGAAGATAGAACAGGACGGATGGATACCGAAG CAATTATTGGATTACACTGCCGTGCTCAGAGCTCCAGTATGCCTGCCAAAGACATTTGCAAAGTGCCTTCTCTTTTGCAAACCTCTTCACATTCTTCCTTTGCATCCCTGGCTTCAAGACACAGATCATCTTTAACGCTGCCCAAGATTAAAATGCCCCGTCGAACTCCAGTGATGCCAACAGCAAATATAAAACTTCCTCCTGGGATTATCAAATGTACAGAATCCCAGGGCAGGATTTCAGCTAACGAAGAGTCACAAATAACGGTGAGACGAAGGGAGCAGCCAGCAAGGCGAACTGATAAAATCCACTCTGTATACGTTGCACAAGGGTCTGCAACGGCCCACGCTCAGGAACTCTTGGATGAATACGAACCAACAGCAAAAGTAAAACGGAGGTTTTCAGACCCTTACTCTCACATTCCCTGTATAGAGAAGTGA